A stretch of Prunus dulcis chromosome 6, ALMONDv2, whole genome shotgun sequence DNA encodes these proteins:
- the LOC117632109 gene encoding GDSL esterase/lipase At5g22810 isoform X2, which translates to MGSLCSFLASFSLLIMVLSLAHGQPLVPALFLFGDSVVDAGNNNNVKTIIKANFPPYGRDFSNHKPTGRFCNGKLASDFTAENLGFTSYPPAYLSKEAAGKNLLIGANFASAGSGYYDSTAKLYHTISLNQQLENYKEYQNKVVGIAGKANLTSIISGAIYLVSAGSSDFVQNYYINPLLYKNLYVLGARKIGVTTLPPLGCLPAAITIFGADSNECLAKFNIDAVSFNNKLNATSQNLQKQLSGLTLVIFDIYQPLYNLVTKPAENGFFEARKACCGTGLVETSILCNAESIGTCANASEYVFWDSVHPSEAANKVLADDLLSSGISLIF; encoded by the exons ATGGGCTCTTTGTGCTCTTTCTTAgcttccttttctcttttgattaTGGTACTCTCTCTGGCTCATGGGCAGCCTTTGGTTCCTGCCTTGTTCCTATTTGGAGACTCTGTTGTGGATGCTGGTAATAACAACAATGTCAAAACCATAATCAAAGCCAACTTCCCTCCTTATGGAAGAGACTTTTCCAACCACAAGCCAACTGGGAGGTTCTGCAATGGAAAGCTTGCTTCAGACTTCACTG CTGAAAACCTTGGCTTTACTTCCTACCCACCAGCGTATCTTAGCAAAGAAGCTGCAGGAAAAAACCTCTTGATTGGTGCCAATTTTGCCTCAGCTGGTTCTGGTTATTATGACTCTACAGCAAAAttatat CATACTATTTCACTAAATCAGCAGCTGGAGAACTACAAGGAATATCAAAACAAGGTGGTGGGAATTGCAGGAAAGGCCAATCTTACATCAATCATATCTGGTGCTATCTACCTTGTTAGTGCTGGAAGCAGTGACTTTGTTCAGAACTACTACATTAATCCTCTTCTTTACAAG AATCTATATGTATTGGGAGCAAGGAAAATTGGAGTGACCACATTGCCACCACTAGGATGCTTGCCAGCAGCCATCACAATATTTGGGGCGGATAGCAATGAGTGCTTGGCTAAATTTAACATTGATGCTGTCTCATTTAATAACAAGCTCAATGCCACATCTCAGAACTTGCAAAAGCAACTTTCTGGTCTCACTTTGGTCATCTTTGATATCTACCAACCTCTCTACAACCTTGTCACAAAGCCTGCCGAAAATG GGTTCTTTGAGGCAAGGAAGGCGTGTTGTGGAACAGGCCTGGTAGAAACATCAATACTGTGCAATGCCGAGTCAATTGGCACGTGCGCCAATGCATCAGAGTATGTGTTTTGGGATAGTGTTCATCCTTCGGAAGCTGCAAACAAAGTTTTAGCCGATGATTTGCTGAGCAGTGGCATCTCCCTCAtattctaa
- the LOC117632109 gene encoding GDSL esterase/lipase At5g22810 isoform X1 yields the protein MGSLCSFLASFSLLIMVLSLAHGQPLVPALFLFGDSVVDAGNNNNVKTIIKANFPPYGRDFSNHKPTGRFCNGKLASDFTAENLGFTSYPPAYLSKEAAGKNLLIGANFASAGSGYYDSTAKLYHTISLNQQLENYKEYQNKVVGIAGKANLTSIISGAIYLVSAGSSDFVQNYYINPLLYKVYTANQFSDILIQSYAKFIQNLYVLGARKIGVTTLPPLGCLPAAITIFGADSNECLAKFNIDAVSFNNKLNATSQNLQKQLSGLTLVIFDIYQPLYNLVTKPAENGFFEARKACCGTGLVETSILCNAESIGTCANASEYVFWDSVHPSEAANKVLADDLLSSGISLIF from the exons ATGGGCTCTTTGTGCTCTTTCTTAgcttccttttctcttttgattaTGGTACTCTCTCTGGCTCATGGGCAGCCTTTGGTTCCTGCCTTGTTCCTATTTGGAGACTCTGTTGTGGATGCTGGTAATAACAACAATGTCAAAACCATAATCAAAGCCAACTTCCCTCCTTATGGAAGAGACTTTTCCAACCACAAGCCAACTGGGAGGTTCTGCAATGGAAAGCTTGCTTCAGACTTCACTG CTGAAAACCTTGGCTTTACTTCCTACCCACCAGCGTATCTTAGCAAAGAAGCTGCAGGAAAAAACCTCTTGATTGGTGCCAATTTTGCCTCAGCTGGTTCTGGTTATTATGACTCTACAGCAAAAttatat CATACTATTTCACTAAATCAGCAGCTGGAGAACTACAAGGAATATCAAAACAAGGTGGTGGGAATTGCAGGAAAGGCCAATCTTACATCAATCATATCTGGTGCTATCTACCTTGTTAGTGCTGGAAGCAGTGACTTTGTTCAGAACTACTACATTAATCCTCTTCTTTACAAGGTCTACACAGCCAACCAGTTCTCTGACATTCTCATTCAATCTTATGCAAAATTTATTCAG AATCTATATGTATTGGGAGCAAGGAAAATTGGAGTGACCACATTGCCACCACTAGGATGCTTGCCAGCAGCCATCACAATATTTGGGGCGGATAGCAATGAGTGCTTGGCTAAATTTAACATTGATGCTGTCTCATTTAATAACAAGCTCAATGCCACATCTCAGAACTTGCAAAAGCAACTTTCTGGTCTCACTTTGGTCATCTTTGATATCTACCAACCTCTCTACAACCTTGTCACAAAGCCTGCCGAAAATG GGTTCTTTGAGGCAAGGAAGGCGTGTTGTGGAACAGGCCTGGTAGAAACATCAATACTGTGCAATGCCGAGTCAATTGGCACGTGCGCCAATGCATCAGAGTATGTGTTTTGGGATAGTGTTCATCCTTCGGAAGCTGCAAACAAAGTTTTAGCCGATGATTTGCTGAGCAGTGGCATCTCCCTCAtattctaa